In the Methylophilus sp. 5 genome, one interval contains:
- a CDS encoding MFS transporter has product MSLSVRQILAHQGYAFPKLLSYRILMVLSYQMMMVAIGWHIYELTHDPWSLGLIGLAEVIPYMGSALFAGHAVDHYFSRRGFAVVSALFLALNAGLLVLITQHPSPQAAWWIYGTVALTGFARALISPSYNTLFALIIPRASIAKASGIGSSMFQIGLIVGPAIGGLLIGFADKSMAYGLSALLALAAAIAATTLRVKEHHNHAPMKVFASIGEGLRFVRRTQVVLGAQLLDMFAVLFGGTVAMLPAFVHDIYQMGPEGLGVLRAAPAVGAIVTSLWLAKHPIHQHSGRWLLLAVAGFGVCMIAFGLCSTYWLAIVILAISGMMDAVSVILRQTILQLATPDNMRGRVSAINGIFIGSSNELGAFESGLTARLMGLVPSVVFGGCMTIAVVGVTAIKAPKLRDLHLSQLH; this is encoded by the coding sequence ATGTCTTTATCCGTCCGTCAGATTCTTGCCCATCAGGGCTATGCGTTCCCCAAGTTGCTGTCTTATCGTATTTTGATGGTGCTTTCGTATCAAATGATGATGGTGGCCATTGGCTGGCATATTTATGAGCTCACCCACGACCCGTGGTCGCTAGGCTTGATCGGTTTGGCCGAGGTGATCCCCTATATGGGCAGTGCGCTGTTTGCCGGGCATGCGGTGGACCATTATTTTTCGCGGCGGGGGTTTGCTGTCGTTTCCGCATTATTTCTGGCATTAAATGCCGGGCTGCTGGTGCTTATTACCCAGCATCCTTCGCCGCAAGCGGCCTGGTGGATTTATGGCACAGTCGCGCTCACTGGTTTTGCGCGCGCATTGATTTCGCCTAGCTATAACACGCTGTTTGCCTTAATTATCCCGCGTGCTTCAATCGCTAAAGCCTCTGGCATTGGCAGTTCTATGTTCCAGATTGGCCTGATTGTGGGGCCAGCCATTGGCGGCTTGCTGATTGGTTTTGCCGACAAATCGATGGCGTATGGTTTGTCTGCACTCTTGGCATTGGCGGCGGCGATTGCCGCAACCACTTTGCGCGTCAAAGAGCATCACAACCATGCACCCATGAAAGTATTTGCCAGCATCGGTGAGGGCTTGCGCTTTGTGCGGCGCACACAGGTTGTGCTTGGCGCGCAATTGCTCGATATGTTTGCCGTGTTGTTTGGCGGCACGGTGGCCATGCTGCCCGCGTTTGTGCATGACATTTACCAAATGGGTCCCGAAGGGCTGGGCGTGTTGCGTGCGGCACCCGCCGTGGGGGCGATCGTCACCAGCCTTTGGCTGGCAAAGCATCCGATTCATCAGCATAGTGGCCGCTGGCTGTTGCTGGCGGTGGCCGGGTTTGGGGTGTGTATGATTGCGTTTGGCCTCTGTAGCACCTACTGGCTGGCGATTGTCATCCTCGCCATTTCCGGCATGATGGACGCCGTATCGGTGATCTTGCGGCAAACCATTTTGCAATTGGCCACACCAGACAATATGCGCGGCCGTGTGTCAGCCATCAACGGTATTTTTATCGGCTCGTCCAATGAGTTAGGCGCGTTTGAATCCGGCCTCACCGCCAGGCTGATGGGGCTGGTGCCGTCGGTGGTGTTTGGCGGTTGTATGACCATTGCCGTGGTGGGTGTCACTGCCATCAAAGCGCCCAAGCTGCGCGACCTGCATCTCTCACAGTTGCATTAA
- a CDS encoding DUF4186 domain-containing protein, translated as MRDLESLFQALQRSTFRTGFRLNAKDLHYLQQKGLPTVLDHAEQFIAQRLAPAVVANDGQQTPMRGHPVFVAQHATATCCRGCLNKWHRMAEGRALTLEEQAYIVVVIEHWLMAYLPAPDAEH; from the coding sequence ATGCGTGATCTGGAGTCGTTGTTTCAAGCCCTGCAACGCTCCACCTTCCGTACTGGCTTCCGCTTAAACGCCAAAGACCTGCACTATCTGCAACAAAAAGGCCTACCCACTGTTTTGGACCATGCCGAACAGTTTATTGCCCAGCGCCTGGCGCCAGCCGTGGTTGCCAATGATGGCCAGCAAACACCGATGCGTGGCCACCCGGTATTTGTGGCACAACACGCCACCGCTACTTGTTGCCGGGGCTGTTTAAATAAGTGGCACCGCATGGCCGAGGGTCGGGCACTCACATTGGAAGAACAGGCCTATATCGTGGTGGTGATTGAGCACTGGTTGATGGCCTATCTGCCTGCGCCCGACGCGGAACATTAA
- a CDS encoding TolC family protein translates to MKNKHLTWMVAGAVSLMLQSCAIPLITSKQADTTLPTQYQESVAPAGNSASLKWQDFFDDQHLVTLIDTAVNNNKEIHIMAQRISVAQNEIQARKGEYLPFVGIGASADKEKVGKYTRNGAVEENLDIKEGRSNPRFLGNYQFGLVASWELDVWKKLRNATKVAVMEYMATIEGKNFLVTNLVAEVAHAYYELIALDNELQTLDQNIQIQQNALSVVKELQQYARANSLAVKRFDAEVKKNQSRQYVLKQSIVETENRINYLLGRTPQPIQRASADFMAMQNKVMQTGVPSELLSNRPDIRQAELELSAAKLNIDVAKANFYPSFSIRAGLGFQAFDPKYLLNIPASVMASFGGELVAPLINRNAIEAQYKSANAVQIQAAYDYEQKIINAYMEVANQVSNIDNLDKNYQLKNKQVEALTQSIDVANQLFKAARADYMEVLLTQRDALDAKMELIETKQQQVAAVVDLYRSLGGGWQTPDATTTKQ, encoded by the coding sequence ATGAAGAATAAGCATTTAACATGGATGGTGGCCGGGGCAGTGTCGTTGATGCTGCAATCGTGCGCGATTCCGCTGATTACCAGCAAACAGGCTGACACCACGCTGCCTACGCAATACCAGGAGTCTGTTGCCCCGGCGGGCAACAGCGCCAGCCTCAAATGGCAGGACTTTTTTGATGACCAGCACCTGGTCACGCTGATTGATACGGCAGTGAACAACAACAAGGAAATTCATATCATGGCGCAACGGATTAGCGTTGCCCAGAATGAAATCCAGGCACGTAAAGGGGAATATTTACCGTTTGTCGGTATCGGCGCCAGCGCCGATAAAGAGAAAGTCGGCAAATATACCCGCAATGGTGCCGTTGAAGAAAATCTGGACATCAAAGAAGGTCGCTCTAACCCAAGGTTTCTCGGCAACTACCAGTTTGGGCTGGTCGCGTCGTGGGAGCTCGACGTGTGGAAAAAGCTGCGCAATGCCACCAAGGTGGCGGTCATGGAGTATATGGCCACCATTGAGGGCAAAAACTTTTTGGTCACCAACCTGGTGGCCGAAGTGGCGCACGCCTATTACGAGCTGATTGCGCTTGATAACGAACTGCAAACATTGGATCAGAACATTCAGATTCAGCAAAACGCGTTATCGGTGGTGAAAGAATTGCAGCAATATGCACGGGCCAACTCCTTGGCGGTGAAACGGTTTGATGCCGAGGTGAAAAAGAACCAGAGCCGTCAGTATGTGCTGAAACAAAGCATTGTCGAGACCGAAAACCGCATCAACTATCTGCTGGGGAGAACACCGCAGCCGATTCAACGCGCCTCGGCTGACTTTATGGCCATGCAGAACAAAGTGATGCAAACTGGTGTGCCATCTGAACTACTATCCAATCGCCCGGACATTCGCCAGGCGGAGCTTGAACTCTCAGCGGCCAAGCTGAATATTGATGTGGCCAAGGCCAACTTTTACCCGTCGTTCTCGATTCGGGCAGGCTTGGGCTTTCAGGCGTTTGATCCTAAATACCTGCTGAATATTCCAGCCTCGGTGATGGCGTCATTTGGCGGCGAGCTGGTGGCACCACTCATCAACCGAAACGCGATTGAAGCACAGTACAAAAGTGCCAATGCCGTGCAGATTCAAGCGGCCTATGACTACGAGCAAAAAATCATCAATGCCTATATGGAAGTGGCTAACCAGGTTTCCAATATCGACAACCTGGATAAAAACTACCAGCTGAAAAACAAGCAAGTGGAGGCATTGACGCAGTCGATTGACGTCGCTAACCAGCTGTTTAAAGCCGCGCGCGCTGACTATATGGAAGTATTGCTCACGCAACGTGACGCACTGGATGCAAAAATGGAGCTGATAGAAACCAAGCAGCAGCAAGTGGCCGCGGTGGTAGATTTGTATCGCTCGCTGGGCGGCGGCTGGCAAACGCCTGATGCAACGACTACCAAGCAGTAA
- a CDS encoding efflux RND transporter permease subunit: MLNIFLRRPVMAIVLSLVMIFLGFLSIKTLPISQFPEIAPPRVIVTLAFPGSSADVLVQSSLISIERAINGVPGMKYIVSDATSAGEATIQVIFDLGVDPNAAMVLVKTRLDQVMSKLPPLVQLEGVIVNTVQPSMLMYVNLYSKDKNADEKFLFNYVNVSVIPEIQRVHGIAQAQNLGSRQFAMRIWLNPERMRAYKVSSKEVMDAISSQSVIGRPGRLGQSSGIYAQSKEYVLVYKGRYNKPEEYGNIIIRADSNGEILHLRDIAKVELGSEFFDIYSNKDGYPSAAIVLKQNYGTNASEVIADVKVKMEELKQSFPAGMDYEINYDVSKFLDASIEKVIHTLAEAFVLVALVVFIFLGDWRSTLIPTLAVPISLIGAFFVMKAFGLSINLVTLFALVLAIGVVVDDAIVVVEAVHAKMASDHVGPYKAVQRVLGEIGGAIVAITLLMTSVFIPITFMPGPVGVFYRQFAITMASSIVLSGIVALTLTPVLCAMILKDTHGQPKRKTPISVFLDGFNWVFEKVTGRYTNFLEKVVTLRTVTFVVLALFSAGIVYVDKILPAGFIPGEDQGMIYAIIQTPPGSTLETTNKVARHLQTLAKQVEGVESVSSLAGYEVLTEGRGSNAGTCIINLKDWSERKQSVKQIIEELEEKTKNFGAVVEYFQPPAVPGYGAASGLSLRLLDKTTSADYYVFDKINKEFMQNLGKRKELTGLFTFYAANYPQYELVIDNQLAMQKKVSIEDAMNNLDILIGSTYEQGFIRFNNFFKVYTQAGPEFRRYPSDVLNYFVKNEDGEMVPYSAFMTMKKRQGPNEITRYNLYNSAAIRAEPAPGYTTESAINAVKEVAHATLPKGYDIAWEGLSYDEEKRGNEALMIFIVVLVFVYMVLAAQYESFILPFAVILSLPAGIFGSLFLLKILGLANDIYAQVGLIMLIGLLGKNAVLIVEFAVQKHGQGMSIRDAAIEGAKTRFRPILMTSFAFIAGLIPLVIATGAGAVGNRTIGTSAMGGMLFGTIFGVIVIPGLYYIFGTLADGKSMIRKEETEPLTETYKYNSHQDDDEDEE, encoded by the coding sequence ATGTTAAACATCTTCCTCAGACGACCGGTGATGGCGATTGTGCTCTCGCTGGTGATGATTTTCCTTGGGTTTCTGTCGATCAAAACCCTGCCAATTTCGCAGTTCCCCGAAATCGCGCCGCCACGCGTGATTGTAACGCTGGCTTTTCCAGGCTCGAGTGCCGACGTATTGGTGCAGTCTTCACTGATTTCTATCGAGCGCGCCATCAACGGTGTGCCAGGCATGAAATACATCGTGTCTGACGCCACCAGTGCTGGTGAAGCCACGATACAGGTGATTTTTGACTTGGGCGTAGACCCTAACGCCGCCATGGTGCTGGTAAAAACCCGGCTGGACCAGGTGATGAGCAAGCTACCGCCGCTGGTGCAGTTAGAGGGCGTGATCGTTAACACGGTACAGCCGAGCATGCTGATGTATGTGAACTTGTACAGTAAAGATAAAAACGCCGACGAGAAGTTTTTGTTTAACTACGTCAACGTCAGCGTGATTCCTGAAATTCAACGCGTGCATGGGATTGCACAGGCACAAAACCTGGGTAGCCGCCAATTCGCCATGCGTATCTGGCTTAACCCTGAGCGTATGCGCGCCTACAAGGTATCCAGTAAAGAGGTGATGGATGCGATCAGCAGCCAGAGTGTGATTGGCCGCCCAGGTCGTCTGGGCCAAAGCTCGGGCATTTATGCGCAATCAAAAGAGTATGTGCTGGTCTACAAAGGCCGTTATAACAAGCCTGAAGAGTATGGCAACATTATTATCCGCGCCGACTCTAACGGCGAAATTTTGCACCTGCGAGACATTGCCAAGGTTGAGCTGGGTAGTGAGTTTTTTGATATTTACTCCAACAAAGACGGCTACCCATCTGCTGCGATTGTGCTCAAGCAAAACTACGGCACCAACGCCAGCGAGGTGATTGCTGACGTTAAAGTCAAGATGGAAGAGCTGAAGCAAAGCTTTCCGGCCGGTATGGATTATGAAATCAATTATGACGTGTCCAAGTTTCTGGATGCCTCGATTGAAAAAGTGATTCACACGCTGGCCGAAGCGTTTGTACTGGTGGCGCTGGTGGTGTTTATTTTCCTAGGCGACTGGCGCTCGACGCTGATCCCGACGCTGGCGGTGCCTATTTCGCTGATTGGTGCTTTCTTTGTGATGAAAGCGTTTGGGTTGAGCATCAACCTGGTCACGCTGTTTGCGCTGGTACTCGCCATTGGCGTGGTGGTGGATGACGCCATCGTGGTGGTGGAAGCTGTGCATGCCAAGATGGCCTCTGACCATGTCGGCCCCTACAAAGCGGTGCAACGCGTACTGGGTGAAATCGGTGGTGCGATTGTGGCCATTACACTGTTAATGACCTCGGTTTTTATCCCGATCACCTTTATGCCGGGCCCGGTGGGTGTGTTTTACCGCCAGTTCGCCATTACCATGGCCTCTTCCATCGTGCTGTCCGGTATCGTCGCGCTGACATTAACACCGGTGCTGTGCGCGATGATTCTCAAAGACACACATGGCCAACCTAAACGCAAAACACCCATCTCAGTGTTTCTGGATGGTTTTAACTGGGTGTTTGAAAAAGTCACTGGCCGCTATACCAACTTTTTAGAAAAAGTGGTCACGCTGCGCACGGTGACCTTTGTGGTGCTGGCGCTGTTTTCAGCCGGGATTGTCTATGTCGACAAAATCTTGCCAGCCGGGTTTATTCCTGGTGAAGACCAGGGCATGATTTACGCCATTATTCAAACGCCACCGGGCTCAACGCTGGAAACCACCAACAAGGTCGCGCGGCACCTGCAAACGCTGGCCAAACAAGTAGAGGGCGTGGAGTCTGTGTCGTCACTGGCGGGCTATGAAGTGCTGACTGAAGGGCGTGGCTCCAACGCGGGTACATGTATTATCAACCTCAAAGACTGGTCTGAGCGTAAGCAATCGGTGAAGCAGATCATTGAAGAGCTGGAAGAAAAAACCAAGAACTTTGGCGCGGTAGTTGAGTACTTTCAACCACCAGCCGTGCCGGGTTATGGTGCCGCGTCTGGCCTGTCATTGCGCTTGCTGGATAAAACCACCAGCGCTGATTACTACGTGTTCGACAAAATCAACAAAGAGTTCATGCAAAACCTGGGCAAGCGCAAAGAGCTCACTGGCTTGTTCACGTTTTATGCGGCTAACTATCCGCAGTATGAGTTGGTGATCGACAACCAGTTGGCGATGCAGAAAAAAGTCTCTATTGAAGATGCCATGAACAACCTGGATATTCTGATTGGTAGTACTTACGAGCAAGGCTTTATCCGCTTTAATAACTTCTTCAAGGTTTATACCCAGGCCGGGCCTGAGTTCCGCCGCTATCCAAGTGACGTACTGAACTACTTCGTTAAAAACGAAGATGGTGAAATGGTGCCCTACTCGGCATTTATGACCATGAAGAAGCGTCAGGGCCCAAACGAGATCACCCGTTACAACCTGTACAACTCGGCGGCGATTCGTGCTGAACCGGCGCCTGGCTACACGACGGAATCAGCCATTAATGCAGTGAAAGAAGTGGCACATGCCACCCTGCCTAAAGGCTACGACATTGCCTGGGAAGGCCTCTCATACGACGAAGAAAAACGCGGCAATGAAGCGCTGATGATCTTTATCGTGGTGCTGGTGTTTGTGTACATGGTGCTGGCGGCACAGTATGAAAGCTTTATTTTGCCGTTTGCGGTGATTCTGTCGCTGCCTGCCGGTATTTTTGGCTCGCTGTTTCTGCTCAAGATACTGGGGCTCGCCAATGATATTTACGCGCAGGTTGGCCTGATTATGCTGATTGGCCTGCTGGGTAAAAACGCCGTGTTGATCGTGGAATTTGCCGTGCAAAAACATGGCCAGGGCATGTCTATCCGCGATGCAGCGATTGAAGGTGCTAAAACCCGTTTCCGCCCTATTTTGATGACCTCGTTCGCCTTTATTGCTGGCCTGATTCCATTAGTGATCGCCACCGGTGCAGGTGCCGTCGGCAACCGCACCATCGGTACGTCAGCCATGGGCGGCATGCTGTTCGGCACCATCTTTGGTGTGATCGTGATTCCCGGCTTGTACTACATTTTTGGTACGCTGGCCGATGGTAAATCCATGATCCGTAAAGAGGAAACTGAACCTCTGACCGAGACCTACAAATACAACTCCCATCAGGATGATGATGAAGATGAAGAATAA
- a CDS encoding efflux RND transporter periplasmic adaptor subunit, producing MIKQNLIVLGLLGTLLSACHQEEAHEEAPPKLEVTTPWHKDTMITKEYVCQIHAIQHIELRALERGYLQDVFAGEGQVVKQGQPMFKIMPNVYQVDLLKAQAEAKTVQIEYENTKALAEKNIVSQNELALGKAKLDKANAEVQLAQTHLNFTNINAPFTGIMDHLLVRKGSLLDEGDLLTTLSDNSRMWVYFNVPEAEYLDFKIHQKNEKGVPVKLRMANGALFDQAGAIETVEADFDNKTGNIEFRADFPNPHSLLRHGETGTILLEVPYPNAMLIPQKATFEVLDKTFVYVVNKDHKIEQRMIQIGAELPHLFIVKSGLKDTDTVLLEGLRRVKNGQKIDTEYKAPEKVVPELELYAE from the coding sequence ATGATTAAACAGAACTTAATCGTTTTAGGCTTGCTTGGCACGTTGCTCAGCGCTTGTCATCAAGAAGAGGCGCACGAAGAAGCGCCGCCAAAACTCGAAGTCACCACCCCTTGGCACAAAGACACCATGATTACCAAGGAATATGTCTGCCAGATTCATGCCATCCAGCATATTGAATTACGTGCGCTGGAACGTGGTTATTTGCAGGACGTGTTTGCCGGGGAAGGCCAAGTGGTCAAGCAGGGGCAACCGATGTTCAAGATCATGCCTAACGTTTACCAGGTCGATTTATTAAAAGCACAGGCTGAAGCCAAAACGGTGCAAATCGAATATGAAAACACCAAGGCGCTGGCCGAGAAAAACATCGTCTCGCAAAACGAGCTGGCGCTGGGCAAAGCCAAACTGGACAAAGCCAATGCCGAGGTACAGTTGGCACAAACTCACCTCAACTTTACCAATATCAACGCGCCGTTTACCGGCATCATGGACCACCTGCTAGTGCGTAAAGGCAGTTTGCTGGATGAAGGTGATTTGCTGACCACACTGTCTGACAACAGCCGCATGTGGGTCTACTTTAACGTGCCAGAAGCAGAGTATCTGGACTTTAAAATTCATCAAAAAAATGAAAAAGGCGTGCCGGTGAAACTACGTATGGCTAACGGTGCATTGTTTGACCAAGCCGGGGCGATTGAAACGGTAGAAGCCGACTTTGACAACAAAACCGGCAACATCGAATTTCGGGCCGACTTTCCTAACCCGCATAGCTTGTTGCGCCACGGCGAAACCGGCACCATTTTGCTTGAGGTGCCCTACCCTAACGCGATGTTAATTCCGCAAAAAGCCACTTTTGAAGTGCTGGATAAAACCTTTGTTTATGTGGTGAACAAAGACCACAAGATAGAGCAACGCATGATACAGATTGGCGCCGAACTGCCACATTTGTTTATTGTGAAGTCTGGTCTCAAAGACACCGACACCGTGTTGCTGGAAGGCTTGCGCCGCGTTAAAAACGGACAAAAAATCGACACCGAGTACAAAGCACCTGAAAAAGTCGTTCCTGAGCTGGAACTGTACGCAGAATAA
- a CDS encoding LrgB family protein gives MNKRIPISEIWVYLSGDPLFALIITLATYQLGYLLYVRAKRNPLVNPVAISVILTCLAIELLDMPYEKYFEGAQFVHFLLGTATVALAVPIYNGFKRMQGKIFHIWVALTAGSTVSIVSAVVIAKLMGASDNIVGSMYAKSVTAPIAMGIAERLNVSPTLTAVFTVITGMLGAILAPYILNSVKVQQWWIRGTAIGVGAHGLGITRAFSVNEEAGVFASMAMGLNGVISAIGLPIVLTYLRPHLGF, from the coding sequence ATGAATAAGCGCATCCCGATTTCAGAGATCTGGGTCTACCTGTCTGGCGACCCGCTGTTCGCATTGATTATTACGCTGGCGACTTACCAGCTGGGCTACCTGCTTTATGTGCGTGCCAAGCGCAACCCGCTGGTTAACCCGGTAGCGATTTCGGTGATACTGACCTGCCTGGCCATAGAACTGCTAGACATGCCATATGAAAAATATTTTGAAGGTGCGCAATTTGTGCACTTTTTGCTGGGCACAGCAACAGTGGCGCTGGCCGTGCCTATTTACAATGGCTTTAAGCGCATGCAAGGCAAGATTTTTCACATTTGGGTCGCGCTCACAGCAGGCAGCACAGTGTCTATTGTGAGTGCAGTGGTCATTGCCAAGCTGATGGGCGCAAGTGACAACATTGTCGGCAGCATGTATGCAAAATCGGTCACGGCGCCGATTGCGATGGGCATTGCCGAACGGCTCAATGTGTCACCGACACTGACAGCGGTGTTTACCGTGATTACCGGCATGCTGGGGGCAATTTTGGCGCCCTACATCTTAAATAGCGTGAAAGTGCAGCAATGGTGGATACGTGGCACAGCCATTGGCGTGGGCGCGCATGGGCTGGGCATTACGCGTGCGTTTAGCGTCAATGAAGAAGCTGGTGTATTTGCCAGCATGGCCATGGGCTTGAACGGAGTGATTAGCGCGATCGGCTTGCCTATCGTGTTGACTTATTTACGGCCACATCTGGGGTTTTAG
- a CDS encoding CidA/LrgA family protein translates to MISGLVQLFLWQGLGELLSKFFLPGIPGPVLGLLLLLAFLCLRKQVDSDLALVADSFRQHLGLLFVPASVGVLLFLPELQTHALAVSTALIVSVILTIAVTALVLKVFWYFSLKRSKGHRHE, encoded by the coding sequence ATGATATCAGGTTTGGTTCAACTCTTTTTATGGCAGGGCCTGGGCGAGCTGCTGAGTAAATTCTTTTTACCCGGCATTCCGGGGCCGGTGCTAGGCCTATTGTTGTTACTGGCTTTTTTATGTTTAAGAAAACAGGTAGATAGCGACTTGGCACTGGTGGCAGATAGCTTTCGCCAGCACCTGGGCTTGCTGTTTGTGCCTGCGTCGGTGGGCGTATTGCTGTTTTTACCTGAGTTGCAAACACATGCGTTAGCGGTGAGCACCGCCTTAATCGTGAGCGTGATTCTCACCATTGCGGTGACAGCACTGGTACTTAAAGTGTTTTGGTATTTTTCACTCAAGCGCAGTAAAGGCCATCGCCATGAATAA
- a CDS encoding DUF2490 domain-containing protein, protein MFVLGGLSQAVADTEEDGRYWFSLYTQGKLPADNFYWSMDTHPRWRNEGQHFDQLILRPSVFYKFNPKTSVWLGYDTIISHPPSQSSQRENRLWQQFQYQFDEVASVTLTSRTRLEQRRREDFQDVGHRLRQMVRVTTPLPVHPKLSLVMFDELFVNLNQTEWGAQRGIDQNRFFIGANWKFSDFSNVETGYLHQFINTRTVDRENHVLMTTVRFNF, encoded by the coding sequence ATGTTCGTCCTTGGTGGCTTATCGCAAGCGGTAGCTGACACCGAAGAGGATGGCCGTTACTGGTTTAGTCTCTATACCCAGGGCAAATTGCCCGCCGACAACTTTTACTGGAGCATGGACACGCATCCGCGCTGGCGCAACGAAGGCCAGCATTTTGACCAGTTGATTTTGCGGCCATCGGTGTTTTACAAGTTCAACCCGAAAACCAGCGTTTGGTTAGGCTACGACACCATTATCAGCCATCCGCCCAGCCAGTCGTCGCAGCGCGAAAACCGCCTGTGGCAGCAGTTTCAATATCAGTTCGATGAAGTCGCCAGTGTGACCTTGACCAGCCGCACACGCCTAGAGCAGCGGCGGCGTGAAGACTTTCAGGATGTGGGGCATCGCTTGCGGCAAATGGTGCGTGTGACTACGCCATTGCCGGTGCATCCAAAATTATCGCTGGTGATGTTTGATGAGCTGTTTGTTAACCTGAATCAGACCGAGTGGGGCGCACAACGCGGCATCGACCAAAACCGCTTTTTTATTGGCGCTAATTGGAAATTTAGTGATTTTTCTAATGTAGAAACCGGCTATCTGCACCAGTTTATTAATACGCGCACGGTCGATCGCGAAAATCATGTGTTGATGACCACGGTACGCTTTAACTTCTAA